A segment of the Capnocytophaga sp. ARDL2 genome:
GGTATTCCGTTAGAGGTACACTCCAATACCATTACTCCTTTTTCTCCAATGGCTAATTGCATTTGTGTGGGTTCACCCACAATGGCAAAATCAACATTTTCAACATGTTTCATCAACAATTCTATACCATTGGCACCCGCAACTTCTTCTTCTGCTGTTGTTGCGATAAGCAAATTGTATTTCAAATTTTTCTGCTCGTAAAAATGTAAAAAGGTAGCAATCAATGACACCAAGCATCCACCTGCATCGGTACTTCCTAATCCATATATTTTTCCGTCAATATCTTCGGCATGAAATGGGTCTTTTGTATAATTGGCATTTGGTCGTACGGTATCGTGATGCGAATTTAGTAGAATCGTAGGTTTTGACGCATCATAATATTTATTGTATGCGTAAACATTGTTTTTCAATCGATGAGTTTCTACTCCTTTTGATTTCAAAAACTTCTCTATAATAGTAGCTACCTCGTCTTCTTCTCTACTAAAAGAAGGTGTTGCTATCATTTGTTTTAGCAAATTGATGCCATCTTCCACGTAATTGTTCATGGGTTAGTCATTTTTATCTCTATAGGAACTATAAACTTCAACAAACTCTGTAAGATTTGATTTTTTATATTTTTCAATATCTCTTTCAAGGAATCCATATTTTTTAGAATAGTAAGGACCCGTTGCATGCAAGCATTTTTCACTGTGTAAAATGGCTGAAAATTTATTTAATTTTTTTCGAATTAAATTACTCAAAGCACCATCTTCACCATTTTTCATAGAAAAACGTTTAAACCATAACCAAAATCTCAATTTTTTTAAATCGGATGTACGCATCATCACACACCATCCTCCAACTGGACCTTTTGCCAAGGATATCGAATGAATGGTTTCTAAAGTATAATGTTCCTCAGTAGGTTTTGCCCCATTTGTTTTTTCATCTTGTATCACATCTAAAGCCAAAAATCCCAACTCAGGTACAGCATTCATAGCATCCACCATTTTTTTGTCAAATTGCGTAGGAAATTCTATAACATCATCATCTACTATGACTATGTAATCTGATGGTGCAAAATTTCTCGCAATTTTCAACAATTTTTTATATTCTTGCAATCCTTTGTTTTCTTGATTATAAGAAACAAAAAAACGCTCATCTTTGGACGCAATTTCTTTCAACAACTCTACAGTACCATCTGTTGAACCATTGTCGATGATGAAAAAGCGAAAATCTTTACAAGCATGTTTTCTAAAAAAATCATCAAAACAGTCTTTTGTAAAGGCTTTTCTATTCCAAGTTAGCATAATATAATGTATCATTAGATAAACATTTTGATTGCGTAATAAACCAACACAGCTACCAATGCACTTACGGGAATGGTCAATATCCAAGCCCAAAGTAGGCTAATGGTAACTCCCCAGCGTACAGCTGAAATTCTCTTGGTTACTCCTACCCCTATAATAGCTCCGGTAATTGTATGAGTTGTAGAAACAGGCACTCCCAAATGCTCGGTTACATACAATGAAAAGGCACCTGCTGTTTCCGCTGCAACTCCTTCTAAAGGAGTAACTTTAGTAATTTTAGACCCCATCGTTTTTACGATTTTCCAACCCCCACTCATAGTTCCTAAACCGATGAATAAGAAGGAGGCTAATGGTACCCAAGACCAATGACTTACAAATACCTTGAAAGTATTTACACCCGGTTTGAAATATTCAGGGTCTGGAACTACATTGATGTGATAATAAATCACTGCTGCACCAATGATACCCATTACTTTCTGTGCATCGTTTCCTCCGTGGCCAAGAGAAAATAAAGCAGAAGAAACCAATTGTAATCGTTTGAACCATTGTTCTGCCTTATGTGGATTTACTTTACGGCAAATCCATAGTATGGCAACTGTGATAAAATAAGCAAGAATTAATCCTAAAAATGGAGCTCCGAAGATAAATAAAAAGATAGGTACAACTTTTTCGTAAACAATTACCGAAGTTCCGTCATCTCCTGTAAAGCCACCAGCAAATGCCAAGGCTGCACCAATAAAACCTCCAATCAATGTATGAGAAGATGAAGAAGGAATTCCTAATTTCCAAGTAGCTAAATTCCAAAGAATTGCTGCGACTAAACCTGCTAAAATTACCTCTAAAGTAATGAATTGTACATCGATAGATTTGGCAATGGTATTTCCAATTTTAAATTCACCAATTACATAAAGTGAAATGAAATATGCAGCAAAGTTAAACACTGCCGCCCAGAAAACTGCTTGAAATGGCGTTAGCACACGTGTGGTAACTATGGTTGCAATAGAGTTTGCCGCGTCGTGAAACCCATTGATGTAGTCAAATCCTAATGCTAATACAATAATGGCAACCAAAAGCCAAGATTGCGTAAGATGAAGAT
Coding sequences within it:
- a CDS encoding glycosyltransferase family 2 protein, which codes for MIHYIMLTWNRKAFTKDCFDDFFRKHACKDFRFFIIDNGSTDGTVELLKEIASKDERFFVSYNQENKGLQEYKKLLKIARNFAPSDYIVIVDDDVIEFPTQFDKKMVDAMNAVPELGFLALDVIQDEKTNGAKPTEEHYTLETIHSISLAKGPVGGWCVMMRTSDLKKLRFWLWFKRFSMKNGEDGALSNLIRKKLNKFSAILHSEKCLHATGPYYSKKYGFLERDIEKYKKSNLTEFVEVYSSYRDKND
- a CDS encoding anion permease; translated protein: MNEIIELFSNLHLTQSWLLVAIIVLALGFDYINGFHDAANSIATIVTTRVLTPFQAVFWAAVFNFAAYFISLYVIGEFKIGNTIAKSIDVQFITLEVILAGLVAAILWNLATWKLGIPSSSSHTLIGGFIGAALAFAGGFTGDDGTSVIVYEKVVPIFLFIFGAPFLGLILAYFITVAILWICRKVNPHKAEQWFKRLQLVSSALFSLGHGGNDAQKVMGIIGAAVIYYHINVVPDPEYFKPGVNTFKVFVSHWSWVPLASFLFIGLGTMSGGWKIVKTMGSKITKVTPLEGVAAETAGAFSLYVTEHLGVPVSTTHTITGAIIGVGVTKRISAVRWGVTISLLWAWILTIPVSALVAVLVYYAIKMFI
- a CDS encoding M20 family metallo-hydrolase: MNNYVEDGINLLKQMIATPSFSREEDEVATIIEKFLKSKGVETHRLKNNVYAYNKYYDASKPTILLNSHHDTVRPNANYTKDPFHAEDIDGKIYGLGSTDAGGCLVSLIATFLHFYEQKNLKYNLLIATTAEEEVAGANGIELLMKHVENVDFAIVGEPTQMQLAIGEKGVMVLECTSNGIPGHAARDEGENAIYNALEDILWFKNYKFPKKSELFGDVKMSVTLINSGTQHNVIPSVCEFVVDVRVTDAYTHEEILDIVRKHVQCEVKPRSTRLRPSKIDVSHPVVQAGIKIGRETFGSPTTSDQTLLNIPSVKIGPGKSARSHSANEYIYRSEIEEGIDIYCKILNELV